Sequence from the Streptomyces sp. NBC_00440 genome:
CCGGCTGGCGGGCGATGTGCTGTTCATGTTCCAGCCGGGCGAGGAGGGCTTCGACGGGGCCCGGCACATGCTCGCCGAGGGGCTGCTGGAGACGTCCGGCCGGCGGCCGGACGCGGCGTACGCGATCCATGTGATGTCGGCGGGGCTGCCGAGCGGCGTCTTCGGCACCCGCGGCGGTCCGGCACTGGCCGCCTCCAATGTGCTGCGGGTGACCGTACGCGGCGAGGGCGGGCACGGTTCGATGCCGCACCGCGCCAAGGAGCCGGTCCAGGCGGCGTGTTCGATGGTCAGCGCCCTTCAGGTGTGGATCACCCGTACCTTCGACGTCTTCGACCCGGTGATCCTCACGGTCGGTTCCTTCCACGCCGGGACCAAGCAGAACGTCATTCCCGACACGGCGGTCTTCGAGGCGACGGTACGAAGCTTCTCGCCCCAGGCGCAGGCGCGGATCAAGGACGGCTCGGTCGAGGTGTGCCGTGGCATCGCGGCAGCGTTCGGGGTGGGCGTGGACGCGGACTTCGCCGAGCTGTATCCGGTGACCGTCAACGACCACGCCGAGGCGGACTTCGTGGCCGATGTGGTGCGTGACGCGCTGGGCGAGGAACGCTATGCGGCGCTGCGGCAGCCGCTGCACGGCTCGGAGGACTTCTCCCGGGTGCTGGCCGAGGTCCCCGGCGCGATGCTCACGCTGGGTGCCCCGCCGGCCGGTGCCGACCCGGAACGCAGCGCCAACAACCATTCACCGCTCGCCGAGTTCGACGACGCGGTCCTGGCGGACGGTGCCGCGGTGTACGCGGAGCTGGCGGCCCGGCGGCTCGCCCAGGAGCCGGTGGCAGGCTGAGCGAGGCCGGGGCCTTCCGTTTGGATCCGGCCTGATCACGCCTGATCAGGCTGGATCGGGAGGGATCACGCTGGATCGGGAGGGATCAGGCCTGATGACGCCCCAGCGCCCGCGCGAGGTCGATGGCGGAAGCCACCCGTACGGCGACGCTCTCCGCGTACACCGCGTCGGGCCGTTCGAAGGCGAGGCGGCTCGCTCCGCGCAGGAACGTCACGACCCCCAGCGTCCTCCCCCGGCTCCGCAGCACCGTGCACAGCGCGTGCACGGTGCCCGGCGGCCACTGCCGCTCCGACGCCCACGCGGCGGCCGCGTCCCTGGCTGTCCCCTCCGCCGAAGCAGAGGCCGAAGCAGAAGCAGAAGGCGGAGCAGAAGGCGGAGCTGACCGTGGTGCGGCCGCCGCGCTGGTGCGTACCGCTCCGGTCCTGGCCACCGCCTGGAGCGCCGGATGGCCCGCCCGGTAGCGCACCGGCAGGACGGCACCCGCCACCGGCAGACACGGCCCGGACGCCCCTCCGGACGGCGTCTCGGCCACCC
This genomic interval carries:
- a CDS encoding M20 metallopeptidase family protein translates to MNLRDDARALSDDLVRLRRSLHRIPEVGLELPRTQEAVLAELDGLPLEVRTGDGLSSVTAVLHGAQPGPTVLLRGDMDALPVAERTGLDFAADTGRMHACGHDLHTTMLTGAAKLLSAHRDRLAGDVLFMFQPGEEGFDGARHMLAEGLLETSGRRPDAAYAIHVMSAGLPSGVFGTRGGPALAASNVLRVTVRGEGGHGSMPHRAKEPVQAACSMVSALQVWITRTFDVFDPVILTVGSFHAGTKQNVIPDTAVFEATVRSFSPQAQARIKDGSVEVCRGIAAAFGVGVDADFAELYPVTVNDHAEADFVADVVRDALGEERYAALRQPLHGSEDFSRVLAEVPGAMLTLGAPPAGADPERSANNHSPLAEFDDAVLADGAAVYAELAARRLAQEPVAG